One genomic segment of Methanothermobacter wolfeii includes these proteins:
- a CDS encoding DNA-binding protein — translation MTDLEEIRRKKMLELQQRAQQQNMEAEAQREMRQQFEMQKKQILMQILTPEARSRLANLRLTRPEFVEQIELQLIQLAQMGRVRSKITDEQLKELLKKVTGKKREIKISRV, via the coding sequence TTGACAGACCTCGAAGAGATACGTCGTAAAAAGATGCTGGAACTCCAGCAGAGGGCTCAGCAGCAGAATATGGAGGCTGAAGCTCAGAGAGAGATGCGTCAGCAGTTTGAAATGCAGAAGAAGCAGATACTGATGCAGATACTCACACCTGAAGCCCGCAGCCGCCTGGCCAACCTCAGACTTACAAGGCCCGAATTCGTTGAACAGATAGAACTCCAGCTGATACAGCTGGCCCAGATGGGGCGTGTGAGGTCAAAGATTACCGATGAACAGCTGAAGGAGCTGCTGAAGAAAGTCACCGGCAAAAAGAGGGAAATAAAGATCAGCAGAGTATGA
- a CDS encoding CBS domain-containing protein, translated as MRVEDVMVTDVDTLDINASLEDVLRNYVENGKGSSVVVKDGARVGIVTTWDVLEAIAEGDDLAEVKVWEVMERDLVTISPRATIKEAAEKMVKNVVWRLLVEEDDEITGVISATDILKAKMARRY; from the coding sequence ATGAGGGTTGAGGATGTTATGGTTACAGATGTTGATACTCTGGATATAAATGCTAGCCTGGAGGATGTTCTAAGGAACTATGTTGAGAACGGGAAGGGCAGCTCGGTTGTTGTTAAGGACGGCGCCAGGGTTGGTATTGTGACCACATGGGATGTGCTTGAGGCCATTGCTGAGGGTGATGATCTTGCAGAGGTTAAGGTATGGGAGGTCATGGAGAGGGATCTTGTGACGATCTCCCCTAGGGCAACCATAAAGGAAGCCGCTGAAAAGATGGTTAAGAATGTTGTCTGGCGACTCCTTGTTGAAGAGGATGATGAAATCACAGGGGTGATCAGCGCAACAGACATACTGAAGGCAAAGATGGCCAGGCGCTACTGA
- a CDS encoding OBG GTPase family GTP-binding protein gives MDIEEKIKKIEEEIQKTPYNKATAHHIGKLKAKISRLREEALQRRTSSGKGRGFHIKKSGDSTVVLIGFPSVGKSTLLNELTNAESKVGEYQFTTLEIVPGVMEYRGAQIQIFDIPGIITGASRGRGRGREILSVARSADLIVIVLDVFNTEHMDIIMRELRDVGIRPDETPPDVTVKRRKLGGMKLSSTVELTHLDERIIRSVLNEYGIHNADVLIREDITVDQFIDVLEANRVYIPTLKVINKIDLVDESYLEEIRKRFPNALFISADKHLNIDKLKDEIFDRLGLIRIYMKPQGEKADYDEPLIVKEGSTVADVCQKLHRDFLRKFRHARVWGSSVKFDGQKVGLDHVLRDEDVLRIIIKK, from the coding sequence ATGGATATCGAAGAGAAAATTAAAAAAATAGAAGAGGAAATACAGAAAACACCGTACAACAAGGCCACCGCACACCATATAGGTAAGTTGAAGGCGAAAATTTCGCGTTTAAGGGAGGAGGCCCTTCAGAGGAGGACTTCATCTGGAAAGGGGAGGGGTTTCCACATTAAAAAGTCAGGGGACTCCACGGTCGTTCTTATAGGTTTCCCCTCAGTAGGTAAATCCACCCTCCTCAATGAACTCACAAATGCAGAGTCAAAGGTCGGTGAGTATCAGTTCACAACCCTTGAAATAGTGCCCGGCGTCATGGAATACAGGGGTGCCCAGATACAGATATTTGACATACCCGGGATAATAACCGGGGCCTCCCGTGGAAGGGGCAGGGGCCGTGAAATTTTATCAGTCGCCAGGAGCGCCGACCTCATAGTCATCGTACTTGATGTCTTCAACACAGAGCACATGGACATAATAATGAGGGAACTGCGGGATGTTGGTATAAGGCCCGATGAAACCCCGCCCGATGTGACCGTGAAAAGAAGGAAGCTGGGAGGGATGAAACTATCCTCCACAGTGGAACTCACACACCTTGATGAAAGGATCATAAGATCCGTCCTCAATGAGTACGGTATACATAACGCCGATGTCCTCATCAGGGAGGACATAACGGTTGATCAGTTCATAGATGTGCTGGAGGCAAACAGGGTCTATATACCCACCCTGAAGGTCATAAACAAGATTGACCTTGTGGATGAATCCTACCTTGAGGAGATAAGGAAAAGGTTCCCCAATGCCCTGTTCATATCTGCAGACAAGCACCTTAACATTGATAAACTGAAGGATGAAATATTCGACAGACTTGGACTGATAAGGATATACATGAAACCCCAGGGAGAGAAGGCTGATTATGATGAACCCCTGATTGTGAAGGAGGGCTCCACCGTTGCCGATGTGTGTCAGAAGCTCCACCGGGACTTCCTGCGCAAGTTCAGACATGCCCGGGTCTGGGGTAGTTCGGTCAAGTTTGACGGTCAGAAGGTTGGACTCGACCATGTCCTCAGGGATGAGGATGTGCTGAGAATCATAATAAAAAAATAG
- a CDS encoding sulfide-dependent adenosine diphosphate thiazole synthase, with the protein MKLDDIKISRAIVEGYMEELLDYLDMDVAIGGGGPSGLTAGYYLAEAGLKVALFERKLSIGGGMWGGGMMFNKIVVQDDGKEILDEFGVRTEPYDEGYHVADSVEATATLCSRACKAGLKIFNLMSIEDVMIRDEGITGLVLNWSSVEMAGLHVDPLTVRANAVIDATGHDCEIVRVVERKIGPQLNTPDGRIQGERSMWADAGEAALIENTREVYPNLYVAGMASNAVYGAPRMGPIFGGMLVSGKRVADMIIERLK; encoded by the coding sequence ATGAAGCTGGATGATATAAAAATTTCAAGAGCCATTGTGGAAGGATACATGGAGGAACTCCTCGACTACCTTGATATGGATGTTGCCATCGGCGGTGGGGGTCCATCAGGGCTAACCGCAGGTTACTACCTTGCAGAGGCAGGGCTGAAGGTTGCGCTCTTCGAAAGGAAGCTCTCCATCGGCGGGGGGATGTGGGGCGGCGGTATGATGTTCAACAAGATCGTTGTCCAGGATGATGGTAAGGAGATCCTTGATGAATTCGGTGTCAGAACAGAACCCTACGATGAGGGATACCATGTTGCCGACTCCGTGGAGGCAACCGCAACCCTCTGCTCAAGGGCATGCAAGGCAGGCCTCAAAATATTCAATCTCATGAGCATAGAGGATGTCATGATCCGCGATGAGGGTATAACAGGCCTCGTCCTTAACTGGAGCTCGGTTGAAATGGCAGGCCTCCATGTTGACCCCCTCACAGTGAGGGCGAATGCCGTGATAGATGCAACCGGCCATGACTGTGAAATAGTCAGGGTTGTTGAACGAAAGATCGGGCCCCAGCTCAACACCCCCGATGGGAGGATACAGGGAGAGAGGTCAATGTGGGCCGATGCCGGTGAAGCAGCCCTCATAGAGAACACCAGGGAAGTTTACCCCAACCTCTATGTTGCAGGGATGGCCAGTAACGCTGTCTACGGTGCTCCGAGGATGGGGCCCATCTTCGGGGGCATGCTTGTCTCAGGTAAAAGGGTTGCGGATATGATAATTGAAAGGCTCAAATAA
- a CDS encoding adenylate kinase family protein has protein sequence MSLICITGTPGVGKTTISGLLRERGFSVVSVNEIAEREGLFLGRDPLRGYLEVDIEGLCRSVERYLTGKAVLEGHLSHFCRKCDAVIVLRLDPEVLRERLLMRGYPEDKVQENLEAEALDVCTVEAHEIHGERVREVDTTGKTPEEVADIIMDILDGDEGYAPGDVDFSDWLMG, from the coding sequence ATGTCACTTATCTGCATCACAGGCACTCCCGGGGTGGGTAAAACCACCATTAGCGGACTCCTCAGGGAAAGGGGATTCAGTGTAGTATCAGTTAATGAAATCGCAGAAAGGGAGGGGCTGTTCCTTGGACGTGACCCCCTGAGGGGCTACCTTGAAGTGGACATTGAGGGTCTCTGCCGGTCTGTTGAAAGGTATCTGACAGGAAAGGCTGTGCTGGAAGGTCACCTCTCCCATTTCTGCAGGAAATGCGATGCAGTGATTGTACTGAGGCTTGACCCTGAGGTCCTCAGGGAGAGGCTTCTCATGAGGGGTTACCCTGAGGATAAGGTGCAGGAGAACCTTGAGGCCGAAGCACTGGATGTGTGTACCGTTGAAGCCCATGAAATTCACGGTGAAAGAGTAAGGGAAGTTGATACGACTGGTAAAACACCTGAAGAGGTTGCGGACATCATCATGGACATCCTTGATGGTGATGAAGGCTACGCCCCGGGTGATGTTGATTTTTCAGACTGGCTTATGGGTTGA
- the rnp4 gene encoding ribonuclease P protein component 4, which translates to MRRGKRPGWMLKIGKERIDILFRMAEDEFQANPQRSHRYTEIARNISKKYRIRMPRKWRRRFCKKCYRFLRPGANCTVRVTGGRVIFRCLECGHIMRFPYTEEKKEKRRNKIESYTNKKGTDEQIPVSTHNKCGESRGERKPY; encoded by the coding sequence TTGAGAAGGGGAAAAAGACCAGGATGGATGCTGAAGATAGGTAAAGAGAGAATAGACATCCTCTTCAGGATGGCCGAGGATGAATTCCAGGCCAACCCTCAAAGGTCACATCGTTACACTGAAATCGCAAGGAACATATCAAAGAAGTACAGGATAAGGATGCCCCGGAAGTGGAGGAGGAGGTTCTGTAAGAAGTGTTACAGGTTCCTCAGGCCAGGGGCCAACTGCACTGTGCGTGTTACAGGGGGAAGGGTTATTTTTAGGTGCCTCGAGTGCGGCCATATAATGAGGTTCCCCTATACAGAGGAAAAAAAGGAGAAAAGGAGAAATAAAATTGAGTCTTACACCAACAAAAAAGGAACTGATGAACAGATCCCTGTCAGCACTCACAATAAATGTGGGGAAAGCAGGGGTGAGCGAAAGCCTTATTGA
- the topA gene encoding DNA topoisomerase I, giving the protein MHEVIICEKPKSSEKIARALFPDAERKKHGKVSYWEYEGDGKRVTVVSAVGHLYSLKPENPRAEHFFDLEWVPIHEIDKKKAYVRDYLNVIKKFASDADRYIHACDYDIEGTLIGFNALKYGCGDEALERARRMKFSTLTRDEIREAYENPIEIDYRQVDSGAARHILDFIFGVNISRSLMKSVKEATDRFIKLSAGRVQTPTLAILVEREKEIREFEPVPYWIIKALLEPDLVAESSRGRIFQKETVKEILEKCRGADASVKSVRIKETIRKPPVPFDLGTLQSEAYRAFGFSPKKTQTIAQNLYTEGYTSYPRTSSQKLPESIGYDKILGELSKNSEFKKHIDKLKRPLKPHEGKKEDEAHPAIHPTGVIPTKLSKDDKRIYDLIVHRFISVFGDDAILETMKTELEIEDEKFTFSRRRVSRRGWMSSYPYTKIEDDVFPDLKEGDIINVREIVAEEKKTKPPARYNEASLIRELEKRGLGTKSTRADIIAKLYDRKYIEGRKIHVSPLGENLIDTLTKYCEKITNEELTRQFERELEEIMRGGVTRDRVIEEAIEEVKSILKDIDRNMKEIGRDLYRAYQDSRVVGECPECSKNLVIKYSPKNKSTFVGCSGYPDCRVVYSLPRGASILKTPCEKCGLPMISFGKPRQRACLNPKCGKKEIKGEEIVGKCPECGSDLIKRSGRYGEFVGCKGFPKCRFTCSVDDCPDTD; this is encoded by the coding sequence ATGCACGAAGTCATAATATGTGAGAAGCCGAAATCATCTGAAAAAATCGCCAGGGCTCTTTTTCCGGATGCTGAACGCAAAAAACATGGAAAGGTATCCTACTGGGAATATGAGGGTGATGGTAAAAGGGTGACGGTGGTGTCTGCGGTGGGACACCTTTACTCCCTTAAACCTGAAAACCCCCGTGCTGAACATTTTTTTGACCTTGAATGGGTGCCCATCCATGAGATTGATAAAAAGAAGGCCTACGTCAGGGACTACCTTAACGTAATCAAAAAATTCGCTTCTGACGCTGACCGCTACATCCATGCCTGCGATTACGATATAGAAGGGACCCTTATCGGTTTCAACGCCCTTAAATATGGATGTGGTGATGAAGCCCTTGAAAGGGCCAGGAGGATGAAGTTCTCAACCCTCACCAGGGACGAGATAAGGGAGGCCTATGAGAACCCCATTGAAATCGACTACAGACAGGTTGACAGCGGTGCTGCCAGGCACATACTTGACTTCATCTTTGGGGTGAACATATCAAGGTCCCTTATGAAGTCAGTTAAGGAGGCCACCGATAGATTCATAAAGCTCTCGGCAGGGAGGGTGCAGACACCGACCCTTGCAATACTCGTTGAAAGGGAAAAGGAGATAAGGGAGTTTGAACCCGTCCCCTACTGGATTATAAAGGCCCTCCTTGAGCCTGACCTGGTTGCGGAAAGCAGCAGGGGCAGGATATTCCAGAAGGAAACCGTCAAAGAGATCCTTGAAAAGTGCAGGGGCGCCGATGCATCGGTAAAAAGTGTGAGGATAAAGGAGACCATCAGGAAGCCCCCGGTTCCATTCGACCTTGGTACACTGCAGTCTGAGGCCTACCGTGCATTTGGTTTCAGCCCCAAGAAGACCCAGACCATAGCCCAGAACCTCTACACCGAGGGTTACACGTCCTATCCGCGAACATCCTCCCAGAAACTCCCTGAAAGTATAGGTTACGATAAAATACTCGGTGAACTCTCAAAGAACTCTGAATTCAAGAAACATATTGATAAACTTAAAAGACCCCTCAAACCCCATGAGGGTAAAAAGGAGGATGAAGCACACCCTGCAATTCACCCCACAGGAGTCATCCCCACCAAACTCTCAAAGGATGATAAGAGGATATATGACCTCATTGTCCACCGTTTCATAAGTGTATTTGGAGATGACGCCATCCTCGAGACCATGAAGACCGAACTTGAAATTGAAGATGAAAAATTCACCTTTTCAAGGAGGAGGGTCAGCAGACGGGGCTGGATGAGCAGTTACCCCTACACAAAAATAGAGGACGACGTCTTCCCCGACTTGAAGGAGGGCGACATCATAAATGTCAGGGAGATTGTTGCAGAGGAGAAGAAGACAAAACCTCCTGCCAGGTACAATGAGGCTTCACTGATAAGGGAACTTGAGAAGAGGGGTCTCGGTACAAAGTCAACCCGTGCAGATATAATAGCCAAGCTCTATGATCGTAAGTACATTGAGGGTCGCAAGATACATGTAAGCCCCCTCGGTGAGAACCTCATAGACACCCTAACAAAGTACTGTGAAAAGATCACGAACGAGGAACTGACAAGGCAGTTTGAAAGGGAACTTGAGGAGATCATGAGGGGGGGTGTGACCCGTGACAGGGTCATTGAGGAGGCTATTGAAGAGGTTAAATCCATACTCAAGGATATAGACCGTAACATGAAGGAAATTGGAAGGGACCTCTACAGGGCCTACCAGGACAGCCGCGTTGTGGGTGAATGCCCTGAATGCAGTAAGAACCTTGTTATAAAATATTCCCCGAAAAACAAGAGCACCTTTGTGGGGTGTTCAGGCTACCCCGACTGCAGGGTCGTATATTCACTCCCCAGGGGTGCAAGTATACTTAAAACTCCATGCGAGAAATGTGGCCTGCCGATGATATCCTTCGGGAAGCCGCGGCAGAGGGCCTGTCTGAATCCTAAATGCGGTAAAAAGGAAATTAAAGGCGAAGAAATCGTTGGAAAGTGCCCTGAATGCGGATCCGACCTCATAAAACGCTCGGGTCGTTACGGAGAATTTGTGGGTTGTAAGGGATTTCCAAAGTGCCGCTTCACCTGCTCGGTTGATGACTGCCCTGACACTGACTAA
- a CDS encoding DUF7411 family protein has translation MNACVLYSGGKDSSLMAVMLQRMGIRPELVTANFGVHESWKPALKSAESLGFPHRVLRLDGEVLEDAAKTVIHDGFPNNGINMIHRAVIEAVADEYDIVADGTRRDDRTPKLSRDEIRSLEDRKGVEYINLNGLGYKTINRLSSMLFTLKKEESSIDNSSDYEVEIRCLMDEMGYESGSFFPVHFQTRVTGWRQSQSGGC, from the coding sequence ATGAATGCCTGCGTACTCTACAGTGGAGGTAAAGACAGTTCCCTGATGGCTGTGATGCTTCAAAGGATGGGTATCCGCCCCGAACTCGTAACAGCAAACTTTGGAGTTCATGAATCATGGAAACCCGCCCTGAAATCTGCAGAATCCCTTGGATTTCCCCACCGCGTCCTGAGACTCGACGGTGAAGTCCTTGAAGATGCAGCCAAGACAGTGATCCATGATGGATTCCCCAATAACGGCATAAACATGATACACCGCGCGGTGATTGAAGCTGTGGCGGATGAGTATGATATAGTTGCTGACGGCACACGACGTGACGATAGAACCCCCAAGCTCAGCAGGGATGAAATAAGAAGTCTTGAAGACCGTAAAGGTGTTGAATACATAAACCTTAATGGTCTGGGTTATAAAACCATCAACAGACTCTCATCCATGCTCTTTACTCTGAAAAAGGAGGAGAGCAGCATTGATAACAGCTCCGATTACGAGGTTGAGATCAGATGCCTCATGGATGAGATGGGCTATGAATCAGGATCATTCTTCCCAGTTCACTTCCAGACCCGGGTAACCGGGTGGAGACAATCACAATCAGGAGGATGCTGA
- a CDS encoding YhbY family RNA-binding protein: protein MNRSLSALTINVGKAGVSESLIEEIRRQLKAKELIKVRFARTVASEKESYITEIVEKTNSKLIDLRGNVAIIFKKRS from the coding sequence ATGAACAGATCCCTGTCAGCACTCACAATAAATGTGGGGAAAGCAGGGGTGAGCGAAAGCCTTATTGAAGAGATTAGAAGACAGCTGAAGGCTAAAGAACTGATAAAGGTAAGATTTGCCAGGACGGTTGCCTCTGAAAAAGAAAGTTATATTACCGAGATTGTTGAAAAAACAAATTCTAAGCTCATAGATTTAAGAGGAAATGTGGCAATAATTTTCAAAAAAAGATCTTAG
- a CDS encoding dolichyl-diphosphooligosaccharide--protein glycosyltransferase subunit STT3 encodes MDIRNVLEKLKPVLIIIALFALAFYIRAEAVNLGGVPSDGKDFYTGPDGLPYFSEMDSYYNYRLTMNYINRGILGDTLVNGRAYDLHSYYPPGRPVDYPPLIVYTTAAAYRLLNLFGDFSLREVAFWIGAFIGSLCVIPAYLFVRRVTNDYGGIAAGIIVGLIPTYVAHTYAGFFDTDMFNIVLPLLVFWFFTESILATDIKKKTAYAIASALTILVFSAAWVGYIFYLAVLVAFVAIYLLISRYILREKPVEGYTGKLEWLTHQRELFPLVVLLLTGGILIGVFGGFSNLAGAITGLFSATQIQATAQTTAYPNVYVSVSELQVPQFIAGGKSGLMPGQGTVVGGVGGIMVFIAGLLGVASLLWKYRSPERVPEKTGGSGLKAGKKSKFMKPLKNQGVSDEEKRHRYLLYAVLMAVWLIMSGYAVTKGSRFIPTFAVPLGLSAGIFTGFLVEYLRDSVKTTTSVALVAFIAAVVIALPFSVSVAIKLLAGVIGVGLVYSLRKPEIRAPIMMILVTLAVVAPTVSGAHSMTSSVVPGTDDGMWNSMQWIKKNTSSETVVMSWWDFGHLFAVAADRPVTFDGGSQNTPRAYWIGKALTTSNETLSLGILRMLSSSGDLAYETLDNYTNDSGKTAEILTATLGVPRDEAKNVMVSRYGLTEAQAEKVLEYSHPSKPKPFVLVLSSDMLGKAPWWTYFGTWDFEKKTGSRYGYYPSLGSSKPEVVNNTTVIQTVNTAVDDALVGTIIEKRDNTTNATIAIGNNRTVQRIKPHKLVIIEGNLLVRDEVVDSNAQLSLIVLGSNNQYTTVIMNRELEDSIFTKLFLLGGFNQTSFRFLHQEPGVLLWTAA; translated from the coding sequence TTGGATATCAGAAATGTGCTTGAAAAACTGAAGCCGGTCCTGATCATCATTGCCCTCTTTGCCCTTGCATTCTATATAAGGGCTGAGGCGGTTAACCTCGGGGGAGTCCCCTCTGATGGCAAGGACTTCTACACCGGTCCTGATGGTCTGCCCTACTTCAGTGAGATGGACTCCTACTACAACTACAGGCTCACCATGAATTATATTAACAGGGGAATACTCGGGGACACACTTGTAAACGGTAGGGCTTATGACCTGCACTCATATTATCCTCCCGGAAGACCCGTTGACTATCCCCCCCTCATAGTCTACACCACCGCAGCAGCATACCGGCTGCTTAACCTCTTTGGGGATTTCAGCCTCAGGGAGGTGGCCTTCTGGATAGGGGCATTTATAGGGTCCCTCTGTGTTATTCCAGCCTACCTCTTTGTGAGGAGGGTGACCAATGATTACGGTGGAATCGCTGCAGGGATAATTGTGGGTTTAATCCCCACCTACGTTGCACACACCTATGCAGGTTTCTTTGACACCGACATGTTCAACATCGTTCTGCCACTGCTGGTATTCTGGTTCTTCACCGAGAGCATCCTGGCCACTGACATCAAGAAGAAGACAGCCTATGCCATTGCATCGGCCCTCACCATACTGGTATTCTCAGCTGCATGGGTGGGTTACATATTCTACCTTGCTGTGCTGGTTGCCTTCGTTGCAATCTATCTCCTGATCTCAAGGTACATCCTTAGGGAAAAACCGGTTGAGGGTTACACTGGAAAACTTGAATGGCTGACACATCAGAGGGAACTCTTCCCGCTCGTAGTCCTCTTACTGACTGGAGGAATCCTCATCGGAGTGTTTGGAGGGTTTTCAAACCTTGCAGGTGCCATCACAGGTCTTTTCAGCGCCACCCAGATACAGGCAACCGCCCAGACAACCGCATACCCCAATGTATACGTGTCTGTATCAGAGCTCCAGGTGCCCCAGTTCATAGCAGGTGGTAAGAGCGGCCTCATGCCAGGGCAGGGCACGGTTGTCGGTGGTGTTGGTGGAATCATGGTATTCATTGCAGGCCTCCTGGGTGTGGCCTCCCTCCTCTGGAAGTACAGGAGCCCCGAAAGGGTACCTGAAAAGACCGGAGGCAGCGGGCTGAAGGCAGGTAAGAAAAGCAAATTCATGAAACCCCTGAAAAACCAGGGGGTGTCAGATGAAGAGAAAAGGCACAGATACCTCCTTTACGCAGTCCTTATGGCTGTCTGGCTTATAATGTCAGGTTATGCCGTTACCAAGGGTTCAAGGTTCATACCCACCTTTGCTGTGCCCCTTGGCCTTTCAGCAGGGATATTCACTGGCTTCCTTGTTGAATACCTCAGGGACAGTGTGAAGACAACCACATCGGTTGCCCTTGTGGCATTCATAGCCGCAGTTGTCATTGCACTTCCCTTCAGTGTTTCTGTGGCGATTAAACTCCTTGCAGGGGTCATCGGGGTTGGCCTTGTCTACTCCCTCAGGAAGCCAGAGATAAGGGCCCCCATCATGATGATCCTTGTAACCCTTGCTGTTGTTGCTCCAACAGTGAGCGGTGCCCATTCAATGACATCCTCAGTGGTCCCGGGTACAGACGACGGGATGTGGAACTCAATGCAATGGATCAAAAAGAACACCAGCAGTGAAACTGTTGTAATGTCATGGTGGGACTTCGGACACCTCTTTGCCGTCGCTGCAGACCGACCCGTGACCTTTGACGGAGGATCGCAGAACACTCCCAGGGCATACTGGATAGGTAAGGCCCTTACAACGAGCAATGAAACCCTTTCACTGGGCATACTCAGGATGCTATCATCAAGTGGCGACCTTGCCTATGAGACCCTTGATAACTACACCAATGACAGTGGAAAAACCGCAGAGATCCTGACAGCCACCCTTGGAGTCCCACGGGATGAGGCGAAGAACGTTATGGTTTCACGCTATGGCCTCACAGAGGCCCAGGCAGAAAAGGTGCTTGAGTACTCCCACCCATCAAAGCCAAAACCCTTTGTGCTGGTATTAAGTTCAGATATGCTCGGGAAGGCCCCATGGTGGACCTACTTTGGAACATGGGACTTTGAGAAGAAAACAGGGTCAAGGTACGGATACTATCCCTCACTGGGAAGTTCAAAGCCTGAGGTGGTGAACAATACAACGGTCATACAGACAGTTAACACCGCAGTTGATGACGCCCTTGTAGGTACCATAATAGAGAAAAGGGACAACACAACCAATGCAACGATAGCAATAGGCAACAACAGGACAGTCCAGAGGATCAAACCGCACAAGCTGGTTATAATTGAGGGTAACCTCCTTGTCAGGGATGAGGTGGTTGACAGCAATGCACAGTTAAGCCTGATAGTCCTTGGAAGCAACAACCAGTACACGACCGTGATAATGAACCGGGAACTGGAAGACTCCATCTTCACAAAGCTGTTCCTTCTTGGTGGGTTCAACCAGACATCCTTCAGGTTCCTGCACCAGGAGCCTGGTGTGCTGCTATGGACAGCAGCATAA
- a CDS encoding 30S ribosomal protein S19e — translation MTTVYDVPADLLINQVAEDLKKEGKVKSPEWVNFVKTGVHKERRPENPDWWYVRAAALLRRVYIDGPVGVNSLRTHYGGKKDRGSRPEKFRRGSGAIIRRALQQLEESGFIKKEDGGRVITPEGQSFLDRAAEKVKKEVEGLEKY, via the coding sequence ATGACTACAGTTTATGATGTGCCAGCAGATCTGCTTATAAACCAGGTTGCAGAGGACCTGAAAAAGGAAGGTAAGGTTAAGTCCCCTGAATGGGTTAACTTTGTTAAAACAGGTGTTCACAAGGAAAGAAGACCTGAAAACCCAGACTGGTGGTATGTAAGGGCAGCCGCCCTCCTCAGAAGAGTTTACATTGATGGTCCTGTGGGTGTTAACAGTCTCAGGACACATTATGGTGGTAAGAAGGACAGGGGTTCACGTCCTGAGAAATTCAGAAGGGGAAGCGGTGCAATAATAAGAAGAGCCCTTCAGCAGCTTGAGGAATCAGGCTTCATAAAAAAGGAAGATGGTGGAAGAGTTATAACCCCTGAAGGTCAGTCATTCCTTGACAGGGCTGCTGAAAAGGTTAAGAAAGAAGTTGAAGGACTTGAGAAATACTGA